The Sebastes umbrosus isolate fSebUmb1 chromosome 1, fSebUmb1.pri, whole genome shotgun sequence genome includes the window tttatgataatcacagctgcagtttgacatgttatgatttgagcatatttttttatgctaaatgcagtacctgtgagggtttctggacaatatttgtcattgttttgtgttgtttgcaacaggaaataaactgggacacatttagaatgtttatattctaataataatatatattgtatatttgtgacatcacaaatggacagatatcgtaacggcttgtttcaaacacacaatttctgaatacgggctgtgtgtatttctcggCTCATTTGatcgttttgatagtttaacattattatctcactttttataatatgggacctttaaatacttgacaaatctccctttaaggtacattttgaacagatacaaaaaatgtgaaaatgaaactaataAATGAGATGAAGAATAAACATGAGTAATATTTAATATAGAATCACATGAACAGTTGGAATGacgtatataagtatatataagaAGTATATAATGACGTTAACACGCCTTTATAAAAGGCAGCAgacttctctctcttctgtttgTCTTCTACACTGtagaaaatgtgcaaatgttGCACAGCTGAGCACCAACACACTGTGGGAACAGCCTGTCAGCTTTGTCCGTGAACACCACAACACCAGGGGTCACCAGGGCCTCCACAGAGAGCCGTGGCACCGCGACGAGGAGCGGGAGTTTGACCGCTTCCTCGCCGCGCTCGGCCGGCCCTGCTCCCCGGACATGTGCCTGTGCAGGGCGGCTCTCTGGAGCACGTAGAAGCGCTTGATGTGCTCCCTGTCGGCGGGCTGCAGCGGGCTGTGCAGCGACAGGTGCCGGAGCGTCTCCTGCAGACACTGGGAGAAGCCCCGGGAGTAGCTGGGGGCGACCCGGGCCAGCAGAGCTCTCTGCCGGAGGAAGCCCACCGACAGCTGCAGGATGTCGGCTTTCTCcagcctggaggaggagggctgcTGCGGTCCGCCGCTCGGCTCCTCCCGGTTCAGGAGCACTCTGAGCTGCTCGATGCTCCGGTTGATCCGGTCCCTCCTCAGCTTCTCCACCGAGAGCTTCCGcagctgaagaagaggaagaagagacgTTAGATCTGATGAAGGAGACGGTAGTTGGTAGTTTAATGAGCTTTGTGTTTCATAAGATGATGCTTCACCTTGTTGGAGCTGCTGATGTCCACAGATGCGGGTTTGTTTTCAGGTCTGGTCTCAGTCACAGGAGCCATGTCTTCCGTCCTTCAGCGCGCAGACGAGTGTCCTCTGGTCCACATGTGTCTCCGGTATTTATAAGACCGGGAGGGGCTCCGTGTGCGTGGACTCCTCACACCTCACACTTTCCCACAGTCCACAACCTGTCATAAAGACCCACTACTAACTACAAACAGACTCCTGTCTGCGacacctccatctcctcctccctcctccacctcctccctcctccacctcctccctcctcctcctactcctactcctccatctcctcctccatctcctcctcctcctccacctcctccctcctcctcctactcctactcctccatctcctcctccatctcctcctccctcctcctcctccacctcctccctcctcctcctactcctactcctccatctcctcctccatctcctcctccctcctccacctcctcctcctccacctcctccctcctcctcctactcctactcctccatctcctcctccatctcctcctccctcctcctcctccacctcctccctcctcctcctactcctactcctccatctcctcctccatctcctcctccctcctccacctcctcctcctcctactcctactcctactcctccatctcctcctccatctcctcctccatctcctcctccctcctccacctcctcctcctcctactcctactcctactcctccatctcctcctccatctcctcctccctcctccacctcctcctcctcctactcctactcctactcctccatctcctcctccatctcctcctccctcctccacctcctcctcctccacctcctccctcctcctcctactcctactcctccatctcctcctccatctcctcctccctcctcctcctccacctcctccctcctcctcctactcctactcctccatctcctcctctatctcctccacctcctccatctcctcctccctcctcctccatctcctcctcctactcctccatctcctcctcctccacctcctccctcctcctcctactcctactcctccatctcctccatctcctcctcctcctcctcctccatctcctcctcctactcctccatctcctcctccatctcctcctccctatTATATACATATCGATGtatcgattaaatatttaatcaggattaattgcatgattatccatagttaatctcattttttcctcctcctcctcctccatctcctcctcgtcGTGTTCACACAGCAGAAGTGTGCCGCAGCTGATGTTCACACTGAGCAGTAAAAACTGCAAATCTTAACAACCTGAAGTCCCTGCAGGGTTCACTAACACTGGAGAGTCACATGAATGTGATGATAACACATAATAATGTTTCTATGTGTGCGTCATGTTTACAGGCTGCAGGAGAGTCATGATGAACTGAggtgtctctcctctcctgtgttGTCCTCCTCAGTGtgtcctgctgctgttgtgtgtttcctgtgtgttgGGCGGGCTTGCTGCAGGTGTCACGAGAGGAAGTGTCTCCCGCACACGTCTCCAACATCTTCAAAGACTCGCAGCTTCACACCGAGCTGCGTGTGACACATCCACGCGCCAGCCGGCGGGGTGTCCTGAGCGCGCGTTCAGATAACACGCGCATGATGACAACACGCAtcaaaacagagagacagagagagagagagagagacagagagagagacacagagagagagagagagagcgagaagaCAGTTTATACAGATGAGTATAATatcattaatatattattatataagcgATATATAAAGTACAATCACTTAGTTTCATTATCAGATGATAAAATAGTGGTTTGACCTTTAACAAAGCATAAAACACTTTGAAGGATTATAGCTGacaaaagtatatatatatgtatatgtgtgtataaatatacattaatatatcaattaaatattgtatcgagattaattgcatgattatccatagttaatcacatttctttatctgtgagtgggggaaatatgctgctttatgcaaatgtatgtatatatttattattataaatcaattaacaacacaaaacaatgacaaatattgtccagaaaccctcacaggtactgcatttagcataaaatatatgctccaatcataacatggcaaactgcagcccaacaggcaacaacagctgtcagtgtgtcagtgtgctgacttgactatgacttgccccaagaGACTCCTGGGTGCctagagaacccattttcattcacatatctggaggtcagaggtcaagggacccctttgaaaatggccatgccagtttttcctcgaccaaatttagcgtaagttttgagtgttatttaacctccttcactacaagctattatgacatggttggtaacgatggattctttaggtttaactagtttcatatgataccagtatcttcactcttgtaAAATCGCAAGTCgcattaatgctttaaagaaattagtggcattaaaacaaatttgcattaacgtgtatTTGCaaatttaatgcaaatttgttttaatatatacatattttcaaTAACGTGCAttaacatgtatatatttatgatgatgatttcagGAAACATGACTGTGTCTGAGGAACTCATatgttgatattttattttataatatctttattatatcaatatgacattcatattcattttgGTTTTACTTGGTGCTTTAATTTCATTGTAGTtcagttaaattaaaatatagatatttatcCGAAGAAACAAATCTCTTCACACGCATATAAACAATGTAAAGATACAGCTATGATATAAAGATTCAATGCTGTAACAAAGTAGAGCTCTGAGTATCTCAGTACAATATGTTGCATCTGCAGTGTTTTATTCC containing:
- the LOC119494188 gene encoding transcription factor HES-5-like, which encodes MAPVTETRPENKPASVDISSSNKLRKLSVEKLRRDRINRSIEQLRVLLNREEPSGGPQQPSSSRLEKADILQLSVGFLRQRALLARVAPSYSRGFSQCLQETLRHLSLHSPLQPADREHIKRFYVLQRAALHRHMSGEQGRPSAARKRSNSRSSSRCHGSLWRPW